The window AAACGATGAGCGTACAACTGCTTCCTCAGGTTTGGGTGTTGAGGTGTCCTCTTCAGTGAGCTGTGTATCATCTTCAGCAGTAGCTTCTTCCATTGTTACCTGTGTTCCTCCAAGCTCTGTAGCACACACATCCACATCTGCTAGTCCAGAATATGGAGGGACCTCCACTGGTTTGTCATTGTCAATGTTTTCCTCTCCTTCTGAATCTTCAATCTCCTCATCTACAACTGCAAACTCTTTTTTATCACCTCCTACATCTTGTGCCATCCCTAACTCCTGAGCACACACATCTACATTAGAAATCCCTCTGAATGATGATAAGTCAGTGGGCTCTAACTCAGATTGAGGTTTATCTCGGTCTGAAGCAGAGCTGCTATCATTTCCATTAGCTGCCCTGTCAACTTGATCAAGTTCAGTTATTATTgggtctctctcctcctctgtcacgCTCAGATCATCTGGCTGCACATCTTGGAGCCTGTTGACTGATTCCTCTTCTGAAGGCCCCTTTTCCACAACCTGTTCCTCTGTAATATCGTGTTTTCTTTCTTCGCCCATGCTTTCGCTTAAATCAGCCTCTTCAGAGACATTGGGTTGTGTGGTGGAAGCATGTGAGGCCTCTGCTGAATGACTGTGTTCGTCGTCAGTTTGGGACTCGTCAGATTTTTCTCTAAAAAATACCAATCAAAGTGAAAGACTTGGTGAGAAATGAGTGATACTTCTTTAAAACATTACAGAGTCATATTGCCTCATCTGTGACTGTCACTGGTGGTCCCTTGTCTTCCACACCTGCCCCCTCTTCTCACTCTTGACACTTCAAACCTCAAAGCGCTTGCCATATTGAGCTGGTGTTTTGTACTAGTTCCAGGCTTCTACTGTACAATGTATTTTTGCTCTagaggttattattattattattactactaataataaaaattattattgttgtagttAAATTATAGTGCTTATATGAGTTGATTACTttcattatgtttatttttttattattattatatcttatttatcttatcttatttattattgttatatttcTATTATATTTATGATatatttcaaattatttttatttatttgttttatttatatttattacattttttatacttttttcatgcctttattatttttttctattctaTATTATGCTTCTATAATTatgtttcttgtttcttttgcAATACttgcctttatttcatttcctCTCACTATGTTTATGTTATGCACCAATACACCAGAGCAATAAACTGGATTCTGATGTCTGAAAAGCTGAAGCGGGACATACGGCTATCTCATTCAggacaaaaagcaaaaaaacataACTACACAATACCTCACACAGCAActtcagaaaaatgaaaaatacagtaGTTTATTCTCATTTCTACGTCACTTCTCACTTCACTTGTTACTATTCTGTCCTTCCATGTccgtcctctccctctctgatcCTCCTGGCTGCTGATAGCACATAAAGTGAGACTCACTTGGAGCTGGTCTCCTCTGCAGCAGGCTCTTCTTTAACACTAACCTGttaggagaaaaaacaaaacaacaacaaggattAAATGGTGAATAATTAGAGAGACATAGATAAACAGAGTTAAGATTTATAGGTATGCTGAGAGTGGTGTCTTTGGTGAAGTACCTCAGTTGCCTTAAACGCATGGTTGTTGTAGAATCTGTCTTCCAGTTTAGCAGCCCACTCAGCAGGGTCCATGCCACTCTCTACAGGAAAACACAGACTCAGTTATTTGTCAGCAGTTAATGGTACTTGTCTCACATATAAAGTTGGAGTTACCTTCTCTTTTTCTGAGAAGAGCCTCGAAGTACTGAGCCGCATATTTCGGGATGTCTTCAGGCTGGTCTCGCAGGATTTCCCTGGTAAGCCCCTCCAGGATGGTACCAAATCCTCGAGGGACCCGCAGGTGAGTGTTGGAGAAAGGCACCGACATGTTTAAGGATACACTGGGAGGGTAACTTCTGTGACACTGAGGGAAAACGgactgcagaagaagaaggcgaAGTTCTCCTCTGTTATTTACTTTCTGCCGGGTGCTTACACTGGAAGTTTTCACGGAATATGAGTTAACGTTAACTTAACGTTTGTAGTTAGCTAACTATGCTAATTAGCCAGTCGTCACACACCACTTAAACtgcttaaatatatatttagcatATTTCAAAATGTCCACACATTAGTATGTTACTTTAAATGTCTTGCAATTCGTGCCTACCTTTATGTTTCTTCTGAATGTTTTAGCTGTCAGCTACTCTGTTTTGTTGATAAACGTTTCTAGGCAACGGCTCTAACTACGGATACTGACAAGGCTCAAGTGTAACAAAACTCACAAGACAGACTGGCTTTATTGGATTTTTATTGCAAGTCCATTATAAACACAGAGTAagtcacaaaacaacacaagaaGTACACATAAAATAGCATTACTTAAAAAATATGACTTGTATTAGCATGAACATCAAATACCagatgtgtgtacatatatatacatcttcttcccctcctctcctctcctctcctctcccagcAGCAGCTGTCCTCAGTCAGGCATATGTGATGACTGCATACTCAGAGTTGGTGCTCATCTTGCGGCTGACCTGCTGGGGGACATGCAGTCTGTCAGCTGAGCGGGAGGCCTGCAGGTGAGACCTTGAATCATCTCCCCACCACTGGAGGAGAAGCAGAGAAAAACTCATGGACTGGCTAAGACTCTTGGGGACCTTCACCTAGTTAGTTTTATACTAAAATATACCCCTTATGTGGTGACAGCATCACATTTATTCTACTCTGTGCAACCACTTGTTCTACTACAACACAATTTGTCATTAGGTGTACTTTTTAAACTTGTAATCAACAGACCAACAGTGAAATCAGTGATGATAATGTAAAATTCAAACAATATATCCATTCAGTTGCCATTTTATTATGCGCATTAAGCTATTTCAACACATTTGCAATAAATCTTAACTACACTTGCATTTTTGCCAAAACCTTAATATTTAAAattgaactaaaagtgaaacttatttatgctctcttcaaagccagaatccaatattgttgttttttatcaaaGCGGAAAATGCATAGGCTTCGAGCATACGACTGCataaatgacacttggattatactgcactagttgtgtgagagtttgtagaCATATATTtagatatagttttgctgttaaatgtggtcccgaGCAAGTATGTTTGCTTTTTCCGTGAAGGCATGCGAGAAATCAGTGTCTTCTTCATGAATTCCAGGTTAACACAGCGTGACTAACTGGTATACAAATTGGAATTTTTGTGCgtaaaatattcctttaattcTATGCATACTGATATAAATGCCTCATAAATGGGCAACCTGTATGGTTATTTATACAGCTCCATATTTAAACAACTAACATACACTTAGATAGTGTTAAAATTGCAATTGCAATAAAAAGTGAGCACACCACATTTAAAAGTTTCTTGCTTGGCAACCTCATAATAACTAACACTCAGTATGCACAGTAGCTCCTTACTTGAGCTGTCTATGAAGCCTAGCAAAGTAGCTGGTCATTTATATAAGCTGATATATTCTGGGTATGCACTGTGTTTCCTTGTGCACCAATTACAGTAAACTATAAGTGATCACCACAACATCATTTACTTACTTTACATAGATTTATGTACATCATTTAAGATTGCTTATAGAACAGAGAAGAATAAACACTCAGTAAGATAAATAGAGACAAACATATTGACCCTGAAGTGTCCTCTCTCACCTCATTTTGATCTCCAGGAGTCAAGTAGCCGACCTGAGTGAGCTCTGGTGTACTGACACCTCGGACCGTGATCATTATGTCGGCATATGGGACCTCAGTGTCACTCTCGTTGTCTGGGTGAAAGAAATTATTCACTACGTTAGTCTTTGTATTATAGAAAGTCACTTAGAAAACAACTGTGATGACACTGCTGATCCAGAGATCAACTTACCTGGTGTAGGGATCCTCAAAGTCACTCTTTCACTTTGTGTCACTGACCCTGGGGAATATGACGGGTATGAATGGCAGGGCTGCAGTTTTCAGAGGTTAaagtgaattttattttttatattataaagTGTTTACCCTTCACTGGCAAGAGGACAGCGTGAGGAGATAGTGGTGAGCTGAAATTGTAAAGGATAAAGAAATAAACGAAGTTGCACAATCATATATTTTAAAAGGTAACTGAACACAGATTTACACAAATAGATAATAAATCTTAAATTGTACTCACCCAGACCTGGACACAACAGGCTCCCCTGAAATGTATGACATTATTAACACAATAATATAGAGAtcaaaatgtgtgtattttcatattCAGAAATGTATGttcaaaatgtaatatttagtAATCACCTTTATCGTTCCAGCTCAGTCTGTTCCAGTTCAGACACAGGTAAACGGCCAATGCTGCAAGCACCATGGCCACAGCGACGGTAACTGTTGCTAAAACCTTTATTCCTGTAAATTCTTCTGTCAGCATGGACAAGCAACAGTGTTAACACGGATTGTATTGAACTGAAAGGGCAACTTTTGCCTTTCAGTTTCAAATATAGATGTACATAATTATATAAAGTGCAATCATACATTATCTACATCAGTAAACTTAATGCATTGCTTCAAAGAGCCGTCTTACCTCCACTTGAATCGTTCGGCTTAACAGGGAGAGACGCTGAGAAATGTAGATGTAATATTTATAAATACAAGCAATGTGTGAATAAATAATGTATAGTTACAATCATAGAATATTTTATATCAGACATTTGAATAtaattaattcaacattttaaagtcCTCACCATTTTTAGTCCCAGTCTTTGGGGTAACTGTCCAGTTTGGAGCACTTGTGTgagctgaaacaaaacaaaccatcaaaatgaatttatttccgctttgtaatatttataatcATCCCTTTATTAAAGACTGACTGAAGATATATGTATAGCCTATATACCCTGAAGCTGCAGTAAAACAACCAGCTCTGTTTTTTGTGGAACGTGAGGGTCATCTGTATCTTGTGTGTAGCAAGTGTAGTTCTTCTTGAGATCTTCAGTGGACACATTTGATAAATGAAGGGACACTGTGCAAAAGTTGCTTTTGCTAAGTGTCCCGTGACAGCCAGAGTTGTCTGATGCTTTACTCCAACAGCCGCGAACAAATCCGATGGAGCAATTGTAGGTGCAGTTTAATGTGAGAGAGTCCCCTAATGCGACAGCCAAGACATCAAAAGGCGTCTTCAGATAAAAGGAGCTCACAAAATCTGCAAAAAGAGAGGACATATTATtgactttacagaaaaaaactATTGAATCAAATACCGAGCACATTTTTTTAGATGAAAAGTGAATACATGCACATATAGTTAACACACTTAATTGCTAAAGTAGATATACATACCCGGTGTCACCCAAACAAAGAGCAGAGTGAAGTACACTGAGATCATCATGGTTGTTCTGATTCCTGCTGCCTCAGAACAAAACATGCAATCAAATAGCTTGTGCTCACACAGTTTGGTGATGCTTGCACCTGCAGAACAATACCGAAATACCAACACATATGCTTCAACCCTCGGGTAAGGGTACAGGAAGTGGTAAACAACAGGATCCAGAGCTGTGtaaaaataattcataattTTCCATTTATTGCACCTGACTTCctgcaaaggaaaaaaaaactaatctTCAACatgataaaacaaaaatcccGCTCTAACAtatgtaaataaacaaaatttcACTTTTGCATTAAAAGTGCAAAGAATGCATTTTAGCAGCTGtcttaaaaaagaagaaaacacacatgATAATGTGGTTTGCACAGACTGTAGCTTATCTGCAGATGCACCATTGCAGCTGCAGTGCCTGACATTCATACTCCACCAacattaaataatttattttcaaatccTCACACTCTGAAGACAAAGGGGATCTTTTGTGATACGGCTTTTCAACATTGGCGTGTGAATCCATTTAATTGATTCCAGAAATCCATCTGCTTTTTCATATCAGCCCCATATTTTCCTCTCTTTATAACCCCTAAATTAATTACACAGGTGACATAAATAATTGAAGTGATCCACTAACAGAGACAATATCTAGGTTAGCCTTTGCACATGCTCATGCATTATGAAAGTGGAAGGTACAGTTACAGAACACCATCGCACACCATTATCAGCTAGAGCAATCACATGGGACTCACATTTCGTGCTCTTGTTTCACTTTCAGTGACTGAGGGCCTCTCACTTTCATGCCTTTAAACAATCAGTCCTGTAGACTCAGGCTAAACAGGCTTGAATGATAATacacaaaaaatgaaacagtggaTTTGATTAGAGATTCAGTGATAATGTGCTTGTGGAAAATGATGCACCTGTTCTGTTTTTCGGCTTCATGGATTTTTCTGCTGCTGGCACAATGTGGACTCCCCTCAGGTAAGAGcaataattattttgtttttttacactatatttaaaaaatgctattttaacAAGGAAGGTTGACAAACATATTAACTAATAACAGACTTCTACATCCTTCCTGGTATTAATTTATGTGTATAAGAATCATCTGAAGGGAGTGCAGACCTCCCCCTCAGCGAAGAGACTGACTTTGATCAGTGTCCAGAGGGAAAATACTTCTCCCACCAGCTTTGTCTGGAGTGTCCATCTGGTCATTTGTAAGTCATCAACCACCTCTGAACCTGTATACTCGTACTATGTACACAACGAAATACACCAATAAGACCTTAACATAAGGAGACATTTTTGCTCCTCTTAAGGAGATTCAATATATGAAATATGTCACTACTACTGAGAGATTTAACTGTAacacatatatataataaatggaCATATTTCTGTTTTCTAGTTGTCCTGGCAGTGTATCTGCACCTCATAGATGTCCAGCAGGAACATTCAACCTCTACACAGGGAAAAGCAGCATCAGTGCCTGCAAGGTAAGAGACAGCTGTGGATTAAAACCCATCATCATatgtcaaagttttttttttctgccctcCTTTGAAAGCCAAAAAAATTGCATCTTGCACTTGATAGTTTTTCTAGCAGTAGATATAAATTAAAGACCTTTTTTCACAGCaatcattttgacttgtcatagcaggGAAAGCTAAGgaagtattttatatatttatttgttcaaCTAGAAAAATCAGCAACTTAAGTTACAGACAgataacacagaaaacaaaacacagaataaaaatgtgcagCTCTAAAACATGCAATATaatcacaaaataaaattactacaaagaaaagccaaaaagtgTGTTAATGTATACTAGAAGTGAaccataaaaacacaagaaagGGCACTACACATGCTTACAAAGACCAACTAAGACACACTATGACACTGACATATAGAAGATTGTGTACAAAAATGctgcaacagtgctttgaaacagCCGAGAGGAACCAAAGACTGCAGCTCAGCTTGCAGAAAATCCCACATATAAGGAACTGCATACCGAAATGCACGCTTGCTAAACTTTGTAAGTACCAGCAGTTACTGAAATGAAATTGATAAATAGTTGAATCTGTgattgacaagtcaaaatgtttgctgtgtatattgacttttttctcaTCATGTGTTTCTAAATCCGAAATACTTCACATATTGTCTTTGTTCTGTATGTTGTAGCCTTGTTTTCCAGGTCTGATCAGCTCAGAGGACAGAGCGGACTGCAGGCTGTGTCCTGCAGGTTTCTCATGTGATCCACCCAATGGGACCCTGTCTTTATGCCCCCCAGGACAATATTCTCCCGAGGGTGCCCTACAGTGTCTCACCTGCCCTGTAGATTCTATCTGCACCTCTGGATTTCCTGTTAAAGTAACTATTACAGCATACTATTTCAATTCAAATCCTTCGTCCTGTTGTATCTGAGAGAGAAGAACCGGTAGTAAATGGTTTGTAAAGTGTGCTCTAAAAATTGGAATTAATCTAAGTCGTATGCTTTTTCTCCTTGCTCCTTTATTCATCTCTTATATGTGCTTAAAGTGTGGACCTGGCAAGGAGCCCAACGTAAATCACACTGTGTGTAATGACTGTCCCCCGGGCTCCTACTCCACCGTGTGTACTATTCAGTGTGTGCAGTGTCCAGCAGGTAGTGCACTAATATTGATCTAATCTTAATTTGTGATTTAAAAGGTTCCACAGCCTTAGAAATGTGTCTTCTGCCTGTTACAGGAAGTTACTGTCCAGATAGTGGGATGTCACAGCCGCTCCCCTGTCCTCCCAGTTGGTCTTCCACACCTGGGCAGACTCACTGCCGTAGCTGCAATGATACGTCTTTGCTGTGTGGGGGAGCTGCGGCCCCCCGCTGGAGCCAGCCAGTCCACAGGTCCAGTCCAATCACCTGTCGACCAGGAACTTACAAAGACACGAGGGACGAGTCAGCATGTGTGGTCtgtccaacaggtcagtgtttATCACTGCGTACTGACATTTATGTTACAGTTTCCATTCCTCCTAGAGGAAGCCTAAAATGTATTTGTACACGTTTTTCTTGGCTCCAGGTTATTACTGTGTGGGAGGTGTAGCTCTACCATGTCCTGCAGGGACTTTTGGTCTTAAAGAAGGTTTGCAGAGGCTGAGAGACTGCACAATCTGTCCTGCAGGTAAAGACTGATAGTGCCAAACCTTCTAAATGGATTCTTTTCACAGCGTTAACTTTGGCTTGTCGAGGCAGGACAAACAAGGGTGTAAATAATAACATTGACAAtgacctgatttcaataagtgTTCCAGTGCACCATGTCAGCGAGTGAGTGAGCAAGAACAATATCAGCAGAACTGGCTCACCTAAATGGAACAGAGCCATCACTGATGTTATAAAATCCACCTGTGCATTTCCTGCTTtgacacattaaaatgtctgccatgtgcgtatgtgtgtaACAGAAGGTATACTTATACACTTATTTACTCAGTAACAGTTTCCAGGCCAATTTTACTCAACTAGTTGTTTTGCATGACTTtaccatacatacatacatacatatcctgtaagaaaaacaaaaatcattctTATGAACTTGTCTATAAATACATTTCTCTAGGGTTTTACTGTCTGGAAGGCAGCTCACGAAGACCCACCTCCCAGTTCCTGTGTCCGCAAGGCTATTACTGTGAAGAGGGCACCGCCACCCCTCATGGGTCACCTTGCCCTGCTGGCACAGCGGGGGAACAACTGGGTCAGACAAGTAGGGCAGCCTGCAAGAGATGCAGAGAAGGACGCTTCTGTCCTGCAGGTAAGTCTTAGCACTAATACACTGACATCAATGGAGCaacaaaatactgaaaaatagGTGTCACAGTAGGTAACTATAGCTATACTTGAAGGCAGAACAAAGTATGTgatgcatatgtgtgtgcatgcgtgtgtgacAGGCTCATCTGGTCCTGGTTTGCCCTGTGCTCGTGGGAGATACTGTCCTGCTGGCAGCTTGGAAGAAGTCATATGCCCCCGAGGCACCTTCACCCCCCATCAAGGAGCAATAAGTGAATTTATAAGCCTCATAATGACTGTTTTATACTCACCACTTATTCAGTAATATTTCAGTCTCACAGTTATTGATTTCTCCCCCCTGCATACTGAGTACGAGGCTCTGTCTTGGGTGCTTTAGTGAAATTATTATCTGAGAAAAGCCCTGCAGTCCCTCAGCAGCTCAGCTTACACCAGTGTGGTGCTATAGCAGCCTATCATAGCAAAACTCTGTAATTATATAAAGATATAGGTGTTGTTTCACTCCCATGATGAACCAGGATATGTGGACGAGAAATTGCAACAGATGGATGCCAAGAGggcaaagagagagagtgtttaATTTAGcaatgaaaaaacacaactgttgGTGGCAAGCTGAAGCTGTGAGTCCAGTAAAAAAATAAGGGATGACTGTTAAGGGAAATCCAACAATGTGCTACATTAACAGGGCCTATAAAATAAGGGGTTGATTGCAAATATATTAAAAGATATCCTAATAAAGTCGACCAGCAGCTTGTTGTAAACCTAAATTAATCTTGTAACTATTCCCTCCAGGTGTGAAGGACTGTCTCAAATGTCCGGCTGGTTTTTACTGTCCTGAGGGGACAAGCGACCCTGTGCCCTGTCCACCAGGCTCCTTTAACCCCTTAGAGGGTCAGGATGAGTTGGCCGATTGCAGGGAGTGCTATGCAGGGAAGGCCTGCACACAGGTGGCTCTGAGAGCCCCAGATGTGGACTGCATGCAAGGGTGAGTAACCTCTACAGATTCAAGATAAGGTTTCCTGTGAAGCATGTTCCAGTGATACAATAAACTTGTGTTCTTTAGTACTGCATGTCTGATTTGAAGGAGTAAAAACTTGCCACTTTGTTGCCTTTGCCTGAATCCGATAAGGTTTGTGTGTCCGCCTGGTTCCTCAAAACCCAACGCTCCGACCAGTGCCTGCCCACCGGGGACACTGAGCAATCGCACTGACCTCACTGACCGCTCACAGTGTCAGCGGTGCCCAGCTCGATACGCCTGTCTTCGAGGTGCCATTTGTCTTTCACACATATGCATGTTCACTTGGCCTTTAAAAGTactatttaatattttatagttTCAGAAGAAATGAATGTAGTCACCTATGCCAAATTGTGCTAGACTTAAAGTGTGCATTAAGAATAGAATATACAAACTTCTGAGCTTACTTAACTACtagaaaaattaaattaacaacTGCCTCATCCATGATGATAAATTCTTTGCAAGTTTTCCCACATTAATGCTTCTATTATTTATCCTTTATCAGGCACTGGTGGTATCCAGAGACCTCCTCTCTCCTGCTTTGCGGGGCATTATTGCCCCCCCGGCACTATGTTCCCCACCCAGTATAAATGTCCTGTGGGGACATGGAGTGGTCACAGTGGATTGGAGGCTGAAAGTGAGTGCCGGCCATGCCCACAGGGCTGGTACTGTTTGGCTGGATCTGGAGCTCCGTCAGGTCGATGCAGCTCTGGACACTACTGTCCTGAAGGTACAGCTGAGCGTGACATAATATAGGTATaatctaaattaaattaataaatgtgtTTACTGCTGTAGTTTAAAGATCTAACACACAAAAGTATCTTTAAATGAATTatgttttgcttttaaaaatacagcTTTCTGTATGAAATCGATTTCATAAAATAAGATGTGATTTCTCCTCTAGAGCTGTAATTGTGAGTCATTCATGTGGATATAACTATTTCGATGTTGCATCACCAGGGACTGCATATGGCACCCAGTTCCCTTGCCCTGCAGGCACCTTCAGCATCCAAATAGGTAACAGATACAGAGAAGACT is drawn from Epinephelus fuscoguttatus linkage group LG5, E.fuscoguttatus.final_Chr_v1 and contains these coding sequences:
- the LOC125889242 gene encoding uncharacterized protein LOC125889242 isoform X4; this encodes MFCSEAAGIRTTMMISVYFTLLFVWVTPDFVSSFYLKTPFDVLAVALGDSLTLNCTYNCSIGFVRGCWSKASDNSGCHGTLSKSNFCTVSLHLSNVSTEDLKKNYTCYTQDTDDPHVPQKTELVVLLQLQAHTSAPNWTVTPKTGTKNASLPVKPNDSSGEEFTGIKVLATVTVAVAMVLAALAVYLCLNWNRLSWNDKGEPVVSRSGSPLSPHAVLLPVKGSVTQSERVTLRIPTPDNESDTEVPYADIMITVRGVSTPELTQVGYLTPGDQNEVSRKMSTNSEYAVITYA
- the LOC125889242 gene encoding uncharacterized protein LOC125889242 isoform X3, with the protein product MFCSEAAGIRTTMMISVYFTLLFVWVTPDFVSSFYLKTPFDVLAVALGDSLTLNCTYNCSIGFVRGCWSKASDNSGCHGTLSKSNFCTVSLHLSNVSTEDLKKNYTCYTQDTDDPHVPQKTELVVLLQLQAHTSAPNWTVTPKTGTKNASLPVKPNDSSGEEFTGIKVLATVTVAVAMVLAALAVYLCLNWNRLSWNDKGEPVVSRSGSPLSPHAVLLPVKGSVTQSERVTLRIPTPDNESDTEVPYADIMITVRGVSTPELTQVGYLTPGDQNEQVSRKMSTNSEYAVITYA
- the LOC125889242 gene encoding uncharacterized protein LOC125889242 isoform X2, whose protein sequence is MFCSEAAGIRTTMMISVYFTLLFVWVTPDFVSSFYLKTPFDVLAVALGDSLTLNCTYNCSIGFVRGCWSKASDNSGCHGTLSKSNFCTVSLHLSNVSTEDLKKNYTCYTQDTDDPHVPQKTELVVLLQLQAHTSAPNWTVTPKTGTKNASLPVKPNDSSGEFTGIKVLATVTVAVAMVLAALAVYLCLNWNRLSWNDKGEPVVSRSGSPLSPHAVLLPVKGSVTQSERVTLRIPTPDNESDTEVPYADIMITVRGVSTPELTQVGYLTPGDQNEWWGDDSRSHLQASRSADRLHVPQQVSRKMSTNSEYAVITYA
- the LOC125889242 gene encoding uncharacterized protein LOC125889242 isoform X1; this encodes MFCSEAAGIRTTMMISVYFTLLFVWVTPDFVSSFYLKTPFDVLAVALGDSLTLNCTYNCSIGFVRGCWSKASDNSGCHGTLSKSNFCTVSLHLSNVSTEDLKKNYTCYTQDTDDPHVPQKTELVVLLQLQAHTSAPNWTVTPKTGTKNASLPVKPNDSSGEEFTGIKVLATVTVAVAMVLAALAVYLCLNWNRLSWNDKGEPVVSRSGSPLSPHAVLLPVKGSVTQSERVTLRIPTPDNESDTEVPYADIMITVRGVSTPELTQVGYLTPGDQNEWWGDDSRSHLQASRSADRLHVPQQVSRKMSTNSEYAVITYA